The segment CGGGCATCGGCATAGCGCTTCAGCTCCGCATAAGAGTAGGCCAAATTGAACCGGGCAGGAACATGATCCGGATGGGTCGCCAGGAATTGCTCCAGCCATTCGACAGCGCGGGCAAAATCCTTGCTTTCCATAGCGGCTTGGGCTCGCTCGAGCAGTGGATGCGCAACGGGCGTGGCCTGTCCTGTCTGTAGTGGGGTAGCGGGCGTTGGCTGCTGCACCCGGTGCAGCACGGTAGGGGACAGGGTTAGGCTGTGCATCGGACAGACGCAGGCGAGCAGAAACCCTGCGAACGCCGCCAAAAGAGCTGAACGATTCAGCATTCCTGGTGCCTTCCCATCGGCCATGACCAACAGAGCGTGGAGAAAGATTTCAACCTCCCGGCGCCACTCCTCATTTGTGCGCCCTCCCCGGACTGGGTGGAAGGGCCTAGCAAGTCGCTGCTTTCATTTATGGTTCGTTGCCAGGGATACGTGCTGGTTATTGAGGGCGCGCGCCAGATACTTTGCGGTGTGGGAACGGTTGTTCTTGATGATTTGCTCAGGAGTTCCGCAGGCCACAAGATATCCGCCTCGCTCGCCGCCTTCCGGTCCAAGGTCAATGACCCAATCGGAAGCCTTGATGACCTCAAGGTTGTGTTCGATAATCAAGACCGAACCGCCCGCTTCGACCAGCCGGCGAAATGCAGCGAGCAATTTCTGGATGTCATCGAAATGCAAGCCGGTGGTCGGCTCATCGAACAAGTAGAGAACCTTCTCGCTCGTCTCATGGGTTAGATGAGCGGCGAGCTTCAAACGCTGCGCCTCACCGCCGGACAAGGTGGTGGCTGACTGGCCCAGGCGCAAATAGCCGAGGCCGACCTCATTGAGGATGCGAAGGCGGTGGACGACTTTCGGGACAATCGAAAAGAAGGCGAGAGCTTCTTTGACAGTGAGCTGAAGGACGTCGTGGATGTTTTTGCCGCGGTAGTGGACATCGAGAATGCCCGATTTGAAACGGGCGCCGCGGCACTCTTCGCAGACGAGTTCGACATCAGCCAGAAACTGCATCTCAACCGTCACGGTCCCGTCACCCTGACAGGTTTGGCACCGACCGCCCGGGATGTTGAAGGAAAAATGGCCGGCGGAGTAACCGCGCTTTTTGGCATCGGGAGTGGCGGCGAAAACCTCGCGAATGGAATCGAACGCCTTCAAATAGGTCACGGGATTCGAGCGGGGTGATCGCCCAATAGGCGATTGGTCCACCAGAACGACTTCTTGAACGAGCAAGTGGCCTTCCAAACGATCGCAGTCTATGGGGGCGATGCCGGTGAGTTTCTTGGCTTGCATGGCGCGGTAAAGGACATCGTGCACGAGGGTGGACTTGCCCGAGCCGGAGACACCGGTAATGGTCACCATGAGGTTGAGGGGGATGCTAATGTCGATGGTTTTGAGGTTGTGGCTGCGAGCGCCAAAGATGCGGAGGAAATTACCGTTGGGGCGGCGGCGGACGGAGGGGACGGGTATGCGCAAGTCGCCAGCCAGGTAGCGGCCGGTGAGAGAGCGCTGGTCGGCGACGATTTCCTGGAAGGAGCCATGGGCCACCAGTTCTCCGCCCAGTTCGCCGGCGCCCGGGCCGAGGTCGAGGATGTGGTCGGCGGCGCGAATGATGTCCGGATCGTGTTCCACCACGAGGATGGTGTTGCCGAGATCCCGGAGGCGGCGGAGGATTTCAATGAGGCGGCCGGTATCGCGTGGATGAAGGCCGATGGAGGGCTCGTCGAAAACGTAGAGAGCGCCGACAAGGTTGGAACCAAGCGATGTGGCGAGCTGGATGCGCTGGGCCTCGCCGCCCGATAGCGAGGAAGCCAAACGATCCAGCGTCAGGTATTCCACGCCGACGTCATCCAGGAAACGGAGGCGCTGGCGAATTTCCACCAGGACTTTGTCTGCGATTGTGGCCTGGGCGGGCGTCAGCTCCAGTTGATCAAAAAAGGCGCGCGCCTCTTCGACCGAGAGCTGACAGATTTCGGTGACGGTCTTTCCCGTTATCTTGACAGCCCGGGCTTCTGCGCGGAGACGGGTACCGTGACATTCCGGGCAGGTGGCGTAGCCGCGATATCGGCTCAAGAAGACGCGGACGTGAAGCTTGTATTTCTTGCGTTCGAGGAAGCCA is part of the Candidatus Acidiferrales bacterium genome and harbors:
- the uvrA gene encoding excinuclease ABC subunit UvrA, which encodes MPERRPTTESIVVKGARVHNLKNIDFEIPHDAITVVTGVSGSGKSSLAFDTIYAEGQRRYIESLSAYARQFLERMEKPDVDEITGIAPAVAIKQKNTSRNPRSTVATATEIYDYLRLLYARIGKTFCLKCGTEVRKDTVEEIADVVLALPEGTRFSLLFGVLLPDRKAAGHSSTGRQGPPGLRPAPSALGPRRKTGTPVESETLAEVLDRLRHRGFNRLFQNGQLFEFSTPESLLDLDFSKPLFVLVDRLAVSPDVRARLIDSIEICYKEGRGEAILELVPRPEQPDSPRRLVFNDRFECKCCRTPYQEPEPQLFSFNSPYGACPRCQGFGNTIDFDLDLVIPDKSKSLAEGAVDPWNKPRYRSMFTEMKRSARQRGVPLDLPFSRLSAKDQRWVIEGDDIFPGIKGFFGFLERKKYKLHVRVFLSRYRGYATCPECHGTRLRAEARAVKITGKTVTEICQLSVEEARAFFDQLELTPAQATIADKVLVEIRQRLRFLDDVGVEYLTLDRLASSLSGGEAQRIQLATSLGSNLVGALYVFDEPSIGLHPRDTGRLIEILRRLRDLGNTILVVEHDPDIIRAADHILDLGPGAGELGGELVAHGSFQEIVADQRSLTGRYLAGDLRIPVPSVRRRPNGNFLRIFGARSHNLKTIDISIPLNLMVTITGVSGSGKSTLVHDVLYRAMQAKKLTGIAPIDCDRLEGHLLVQEVVLVDQSPIGRSPRSNPVTYLKAFDSIREVFAATPDAKKRGYSAGHFSFNIPGGRCQTCQGDGTVTVEMQFLADVELVCEECRGARFKSGILDVHYRGKNIHDVLQLTVKEALAFFSIVPKVVHRLRILNEVGLGYLRLGQSATTLSGGEAQRLKLAAHLTHETSEKVLYLFDEPTTGLHFDDIQKLLAAFRRLVEAGGSVLIIEHNLEVIKASDWVIDLGPEGGERGGYLVACGTPEQIIKNNRSHTAKYLARALNNQHVSLATNHK